A stretch of the Deltaproteobacteria bacterium genome encodes the following:
- a CDS encoding transporter substrate-binding domain-containing protein, with amino-acid sequence METIGSSLILGKGNLWTTPIQRRFLAGFIAVITLTGFLITPSRAADHKPTIHVGLPRSMPPFAFVDTGLRAYRGFCVDLTVMAGRLMKSEVKFHAYDNNSLIAALVNGQVDIVCCTLLRPESENAFKLINTGIRVDRNLFVNNSCVTVTCLKDTLGHSVVVEKDRRREIQTFIPPGVSIVETASSEEALEILNKGLAHVYISPSTLTTLYLIQKNGFQNIKLTGMPIETVPLSFAVRKDRIDLLSDLSLTLGKIGNSPNYQQIKKKWLGSGIEVNVWNKYVKYVVMALACLAAVLLIFAGWNFTLKRRVQRMTRELSYSEQKYRELIESSNEMIQIISGDGDLKLTNKITLDLLAQGDKDLTGKNMTELVVPEQKSEMKAFIGSLFERGYGEKEFVFQAGDGTRIPIEMIATTISDSGQPKGLASCFSRDIRVRKRLEEELIRSDRLAILGKISAGLAHEINNPLGIILANAQDLLGEPMDEMSRRQGLDTIVKNTERASHIVNDLLAFTRQGPLIKAPVNLIDVIEESLIFVHSKVKAKKILIRKEVPAGGTVVFGDERQLMQLMVNLLLNSIQVLTINGLITIRVSTRNSNHREEVLLEVEDNGPGIKPADLKRVFDPFYTTKETGFGLGLFISSTIVERHQGSIWAESQEGCSTTMRVLLPSLSAEAERHDSGGNNG; translated from the coding sequence ATGGAAACTATCGGATCGTCTTTAATCCTGGGTAAGGGCAACCTTTGGACCACGCCTATACAACGTCGGTTTCTTGCGGGATTTATTGCGGTAATCACTTTGACAGGTTTCCTGATTACCCCATCCAGAGCAGCAGACCACAAACCCACCATTCATGTCGGCCTTCCCCGGTCCATGCCTCCCTTTGCCTTTGTAGACACCGGTCTCCGGGCCTACCGCGGATTTTGTGTGGATCTGACCGTCATGGCCGGACGGCTCATGAAATCTGAGGTAAAGTTCCATGCCTATGATAACAATTCCTTAATCGCGGCACTGGTCAACGGACAGGTCGATATAGTCTGCTGCACTTTGCTCAGGCCGGAATCCGAAAACGCTTTTAAACTCATCAACACAGGAATCCGGGTGGACCGAAACCTGTTCGTGAACAATTCCTGTGTGACCGTAACCTGCCTAAAAGACACCCTTGGTCATTCCGTCGTAGTGGAAAAAGATCGACGTCGGGAGATCCAAACCTTTATTCCCCCCGGGGTTTCCATTGTGGAAACGGCATCCTCTGAAGAAGCCCTTGAGATTTTGAACAAAGGCTTGGCCCATGTTTATATTTCCCCGAGTACCCTGACGACTCTTTACTTGATCCAAAAAAATGGTTTTCAGAACATCAAGTTAACCGGCATGCCTATTGAAACCGTTCCGCTCTCCTTTGCCGTGCGCAAAGATCGGATAGATCTTCTCTCCGACTTGAGCTTGACCTTAGGTAAGATCGGGAATAGCCCAAATTATCAGCAGATCAAAAAAAAATGGTTGGGGAGTGGTATCGAAGTCAATGTCTGGAACAAATACGTCAAGTATGTTGTGATGGCACTGGCTTGCCTGGCGGCAGTGCTTCTGATCTTTGCCGGCTGGAATTTCACGCTAAAACGGCGGGTTCAGCGGATGACCCGGGAGTTGAGCTATTCAGAACAGAAGTATCGGGAATTGATAGAATCTTCTAATGAAATGATCCAAATCATCTCGGGAGACGGTGATCTCAAACTGACCAACAAAATCACCTTAGACCTGCTGGCCCAGGGTGACAAGGACCTGACCGGAAAGAACATGACCGAACTGGTTGTCCCGGAGCAGAAATCGGAGATGAAGGCATTCATCGGTTCCCTGTTTGAGCGCGGCTATGGGGAGAAGGAGTTCGTATTTCAAGCCGGGGACGGCACCCGGATACCCATAGAAATGATAGCCACCACGATCAGTGACTCGGGCCAACCGAAGGGTCTGGCCAGTTGTTTTTCCCGGGATATTCGGGTTCGCAAACGGTTGGAAGAAGAACTGATCCGTTCAGACAGGCTCGCCATTTTAGGGAAGATCAGCGCCGGTTTGGCCCATGAGATCAATAACCCCCTGGGGATAATCCTGGCCAATGCCCAGGATCTCCTGGGTGAACCCATGGATGAAATGAGCCGACGTCAGGGTCTTGACACGATAGTAAAAAACACCGAAAGGGCCAGTCATATCGTGAATGATCTTCTGGCATTCACCCGCCAAGGCCCATTAATCAAGGCCCCGGTAAACCTTATCGATGTAATTGAAGAAAGCCTTATCTTCGTCCATTCTAAAGTCAAAGCCAAAAAAATATTGATACGGAAGGAGGTTCCCGCAGGCGGAACGGTAGTCTTCGGAGATGAGAGGCAGCTCATGCAGTTAATGGTCAACCTTTTATTAAATTCGATCCAAGTCCTCACTATTAATGGATTGATTACTATCAGGGTCAGCACCCGGAATTCCAACCACCGGGAAGAGGTTCTTTTGGAAGTGGAGGACAACGGACCTGGGATCAAACCAGCGGATCTCAAGAGGGTTTTCGATCCCTTTTATACCACCAAAGAGACCGGTTTCGGTCTGGGACTTTTTATATCCAGCACCATTGTCGAGCGTCACCAGGGTTCGATCTGGGCAGAATCCCAGGAAGGATGCAGCACAACGATGAGAGTACTCCTGCCGTCCCTCTCCGCGGAAGCGGAACGACATGATTCAGGGGGGAATAATGGCTGA
- a CDS encoding type II toxin-antitoxin system Phd/YefM family antitoxin, with the protein MKLSNQIKPISYLKAHAAEIVRNMGEQREPLVITQNGEAKVVMIDIESYDQTQETMALLKILALGNRQIEEGKIEPIGNVIKRLREQQKSL; encoded by the coding sequence ATGAAATTGTCTAATCAAATCAAACCGATTAGCTACCTGAAAGCCCACGCCGCTGAAATTGTGCGGAATATGGGCGAGCAGAGGGAACCGCTCGTCATCACCCAGAACGGTGAAGCCAAGGTCGTCATGATAGACATCGAAAGCTACGATCAAACTCAAGAAACGATGGCGCTATTGAAAATCCTGGCGCTCGGCAACCGTCAAATTGAGGAAGGAAAGATCGAACCCATCGGCAATGTGATCAAACGCTTACGAGAGCAGCAGAAAAGTCTCTGA
- a CDS encoding type II toxin-antitoxin system RelE/ParE family toxin: MSFPVFLTADAASDLEDLYHYITLHDSPKKTEYVLSKIEKTLWSLSESPERGAYPKELLALGIRDYREIFFKPYRLIYRIKGDIVYVLLIVDGRRDMQTLLQRRLFVH; encoded by the coding sequence ATGTCCTTCCCGGTTTTTCTAACCGCCGACGCAGCAAGTGACCTTGAAGATCTCTACCATTATATAACCTTGCATGATTCGCCCAAGAAAACGGAATATGTGTTATCGAAAATCGAGAAGACGCTCTGGAGCCTTTCAGAATCTCCAGAGCGTGGCGCCTATCCGAAAGAACTACTTGCTTTGGGAATACGTGATTACCGTGAGATATTTTTCAAACCCTACCGCCTGATCTACCGGATTAAAGGCGACATTGTATACGTCTTACTGATTGTTGATGGACGTCGAGATATGCAGACGCTATTGCAGCGGCGACTTTTTGTACATTAA
- a CDS encoding DUF4276 family protein: MDEIRYTLLSDGPSDRALIPLLTWVLREKGDVNRVQAEWADLGRLPKPPKSLCDRILSAIDLFPCDLLFVHRDAEREEPEKRYEEIRSAIREATSRGFQTPAVCVVPVQMTEAWLLFDEFAIRLAAGNPNGKDPLNLPELPKIEQIPNPKDILFQVLREASGLTARRLKKFNLAGARIRITELISDFSPLRALSAFQELERTVLILSQKGWIFDI; encoded by the coding sequence ATGGATGAGATTCGCTATACCTTACTCTCTGACGGTCCATCTGATCGAGCCTTGATTCCCTTACTCACATGGGTATTGCGCGAAAAGGGTGATGTCAATCGGGTTCAAGCTGAATGGGCTGATCTTGGCCGTTTGCCAAAGCCTCCAAAAAGCCTGTGCGATCGCATTTTATCGGCTATCGATTTATTCCCCTGCGACCTGCTTTTCGTTCACAGAGATGCAGAACGAGAAGAGCCCGAGAAACGTTATGAAGAAATTCGTTCTGCAATAAGGGAAGCGACTTCCCGGGGATTTCAAACGCCTGCAGTGTGTGTTGTGCCTGTACAAATGACGGAGGCGTGGTTGCTTTTCGACGAATTCGCTATCCGTCTTGCGGCGGGCAATCCCAACGGGAAAGATCCCTTGAATCTTCCGGAATTACCCAAGATCGAACAAATCCCAAATCCTAAAGATATCTTATTTCAAGTTTTGCGCGAAGCGAGCGGACTTACCGCCAGACGTTTAAAGAAGTTCAACCTGGCTGGGGCTAGAATCCGCATTACAGAATTGATCTCAGATTTTTCACCTCTACGGGCATTGTCCGCCTTTCAAGAACTTGAAAGAACGGTTTTAATTCTAAGTCAAAAAGGTTGGATTTTCGATATCTAA
- a CDS encoding AAA family ATPase — MIVPDKAVDDLGQPGEASITILRYLLELGYRKDVFNSTSLGSLEILKEELSHIKKGEAGKHLIFPHSRKKWRDVVVTGARRSPFISTEGHGEARVIKLHQDHRGTGRGGGRTLARSAANLPRTVVSVANAAESPTVLCARREMESWRILQLEPSALRKPDEINASPHLSSNGAHLPGSLYHLAHTAVTNSKDQKPLIDPDFIYSKVANRLTTLIGDVRKVWVDRDDKRETLTLQVTGIDGTDHPARSLSDGTLRFLALSVLELDVTDRGLICLEEPENGIHPERIPAMLQLLQDIATDPDESVDENNPLRQVIVNTHSPTVVSEVSDDSLLVAEIREDILNDKKFKRVSFSCLSDTWRTKAPEKPSVVSKGKLMAYLNPASPPRPKGDHRPRRVADRDDLQMLLPLRERSNG; from the coding sequence ATGATTGTTCCAGACAAGGCCGTTGATGATCTGGGACAGCCAGGCGAAGCGAGCATTACAATTTTGCGATACCTACTTGAATTGGGTTATCGCAAAGACGTTTTCAACAGCACGTCGCTTGGATCCCTTGAAATTCTCAAAGAGGAGCTATCGCATATCAAGAAGGGTGAAGCGGGTAAGCATTTAATCTTTCCCCACAGCCGGAAAAAATGGCGTGATGTGGTCGTGACCGGTGCCCGCCGGTCTCCGTTCATTTCTACGGAGGGGCATGGCGAGGCACGCGTCATTAAGCTCCATCAAGATCACAGGGGCACGGGCCGTGGAGGTGGTCGGACCCTGGCACGATCGGCGGCAAACCTCCCGCGCACGGTTGTTTCTGTTGCCAATGCCGCCGAGAGTCCAACAGTTCTTTGTGCCCGACGAGAAATGGAATCTTGGCGCATCCTACAATTGGAGCCATCCGCTCTGCGAAAACCCGACGAAATAAATGCGTCGCCTCATCTTTCTAGTAATGGTGCTCATCTGCCCGGAAGTCTGTATCATTTAGCCCATACAGCAGTCACAAATTCGAAGGATCAGAAGCCGTTGATCGATCCCGATTTTATATACAGCAAAGTGGCGAACAGGTTGACCACGCTTATTGGTGATGTTCGCAAGGTTTGGGTTGATCGGGATGACAAACGAGAAACGTTGACACTTCAAGTTACGGGAATAGACGGAACGGATCATCCTGCACGGTCATTGTCTGATGGAACTTTACGTTTTCTCGCACTATCAGTCCTCGAACTGGACGTCACAGATAGGGGATTGATCTGTCTTGAAGAACCCGAAAACGGGATACACCCTGAACGTATTCCAGCTATGCTGCAGCTGCTTCAAGACATAGCAACAGATCCGGATGAATCGGTAGACGAAAATAATCCTTTGCGTCAGGTCATTGTTAATACGCATTCTCCCACGGTTGTAAGTGAAGTATCCGATGACAGCCTCCTTGTGGCGGAAATAAGAGAAGACATACTGAACGACAAAAAATTTAAGCGAGTCAGTTTCAGTTGCCTTTCAGATACCTGGCGTACCAAGGCCCCCGAAAAGCCCTCTGTCGTTTCCAAGGGAAAACTAATGGCCTATCTCAACCCTGCCTCACCGCCCAGACCGAAGGGGGACCATCGCCCAAGGCGTGTTGCAGATCGCGATGACCTCCAGATGTTGCTTCCACTTAGGGAGCGATCTAATGGATGA